In Nicotiana tabacum cultivar K326 chromosome 2, ASM71507v2, whole genome shotgun sequence, the following proteins share a genomic window:
- the LOC142167341 gene encoding uncharacterized protein LOC142167341 encodes MGDKAWGTSMEDKEKLSGDMPGKMGAIREQQREQIWISSPGRRTVNSIAVKVVALYCLAAVQQHNSCQSTKEIWEAIQTAHEGTTQFKQSKIDMLTTEYEIFKMKEDEMNAITEAKDLQKLTIDELIGNLKTYEMKRKKDLERRELKKEKNLVLKDAHTDSSSDEFDMTYLTRRFQKMIGKNGGIPKKGSSSRNSKGNDCCHKYGKPGHFIKDCPLHKKDHYITNTEKAAKRNQVPDRKINRRDADDNMVKQALAYWGDSSSESEGEDDQGDSSMMVVDNGSSEYEPIFALMAKSDDDEEKEEDEVSFLDVQRNLKTYSKKKLMSLANVLIDAYHSLINEKNTLIEEIGDIKQERDDMVVFIVDLKEQVEEVTKENTLMKNQMKEWMDTPKGKEVASEAQLELESELKKVKASLVVELEKNRQLHKDLKRVKNDLDKSLKWTRSSDVITSMYKSNGGNRKGIGFQKAKTSYNPYNKYVIVVDNRLCTHCGQIGHYKDSCKVKIQSLHKNKVFVEKKHIVEEPGPLRGKYMLPAWAKRSLIRPFYHYKGPKLAWAFQGGSVFFGNGKKGYILGVGKIGKTLSHTIENVYHVNGLNYILLSVSQIYDKENEVKFLSKSCIVTNLKTGEVVLIAKKFKNIYVEDLDSLNGGDLTCQSVIDDDADGKRSHNKEDEDGEFTNAPGEAIDIANGKTDLISQVKRNNKRDAAEYPKGTKEPGLSITSIEVEHRVVDASLGTPNAEQRSRSHNFVDVDDV; translated from the exons atgggggacaaagcatgggggacaagcaTGGAGGACAAAGAAAAGTTGAGTGGGGACATGCCTGGGAAGATGGGAGCG ATAAGGGAACAGCAGAGGGAACAGATATGGATCAGTTCCCCTGGTCGTCGTACAGTCAACTCTATAGCTGTAAAAGTTGTTGCACTGTATTGTCTGGCAGCAGTACAGCAGCACAACT CTTGTCAGTCTACTAAGGAGATCTGGGAAGCTATTCAAACTGCCCATGAGGGAACTACTCAGTTTAAGCAGTCCAAAATTGATATGCTTACCACTGAGTATGAGATTTTCAAGATGAAGGAGGATGAGa TGAATGCTATTACTGAAGCCAAGGATCTGCAGAAGctgaccattgatgaactcattggaAATCTCAAAACCTATGAGATGAAGAGAAAGAAAGATCTTGAAAGAAGAGAGCTcaagaaggagaagaacctggttctcaaAGATGCCCACACTGACTCAAGTAGTGATGAATTTGACATGACATATCTCACTCGAAGATTTCAAAAGATGATTGGTAAAAATGGCGGGATCCCAAAGAAAGGAAGTTCCAGCAGGAACTCTAAAGGAAATGATTGTTGTCATAAGTATGGAAAGCCTGGACACTTTATTAAAGACTGTCCTCTTCATAAGAAGGATCATTATATAACTAACACTGAAAAGGCGGCTAAGAGGAACCAGGTCCCTGACAGAAAGATCAATAGAAGAGATGCTGATGACAACATGGTAAAGCAAGCCCTGGCTTACTGGGGAGATTCCTCTAGTGAATCTGAAGGTGAAGATGACCAAGGAGATTCGTCTATGATGGTTGTTGACAATGGATCTTCAGAATATGAGCCAATCTTTGCACTCATGGCCAaatctgatgatgatgaggaaAAGGAGGAAGATGAAGTAAGTTTTCtggatgttcaaagaaatttgaaaacttaCTCTAAGAAAAAATTGATGTCCTTAGCAAATGTATTAATTGATGCCTATCATAGCCTCATTAAtgagaaaaatactttaattgaAGAAATTGGTGACATAAAACAAGAGAGAGATGATATGGTAGTTTTTATTGTAGACTTAAAGGAACAAGTGGAAGAAGTAACTAAAGAAAATACCTTGATGAAAAACCAAATGAAAGAATGGATGGACACCCCTAAGGGTAAAGAAGTGGCTAGTGAggctcaacttgagcttgagagtgAGCTTAAGAAAGTTAAAGCAAGTCTTGTTGTTGAGcttgaaaagaatagacaactACATAAGGAtctaaaaagggttaaaaatgatcTTGATAAGTCACTTAAATGGACCCGGTCCTCTGATGTAATAACGTCTATGTACAAGAGTAATGGTGGAAACAGAAAAggaatcgggttccaaaaggCTAAAACCTCCTATAATCCCTACAACAAGTATGtaattgtagttgataataggTTGTGCACTCACTGTGGTCAAATTGGTCATTACAAGGACTCTTGTAAAGTTAAAATTCAGTCTCTACACAAAAACaaagtttttgttgaaaagaAGCATATTGTTGAGGAACCTGGTCCTCTGAGAGGAAAATATATGTTGCCTGCATGGGCGAAAAGAAGTTTGATCCGCCCATTCTACCATTATAAGGGACCCAAGCTGGCTTGG GCCTTCCAAGGTGGGAGTGTGTTCTTTGGAAACGGCAAGAAGGGCTATATTCTTGGTGTTGGCAAAATTGGCAAAACACTCTCCCATACAATTGAAAATGTGTACCATGTGAATGGCTTGAACTATATCTTGTTGAGTGTGTCTCAAATCTATGATAAGGAAAATGAAGTGAAGTTCTTGTCCAAATCTTGCATTGTCACCAATCTCAAAACTGGTGAAGTGGTGTTGATAGCCAAAAAgttcaagaacatctatgttgaaGACCTTGATTCACTAAATGGTGGTGATCTAACATGCCAAAGTGTCATAGATGATGATGCTGA TGGTAAAAGGTCACAtaacaaagaagatgaagatggagaATTTACGAATGCTCCTGGTGAAGCTATAGATATTGCAAATGGAAAGACTGATTTGATAAGTCAAGTCAAGCGGAACAATAAAAGAGATGCAGCAGAATATCCAAAAGGCACAAAGGAACCTGGTCTCTCTATCACCTCGATTGAAGTTGAACATAGGGTTGTTGATGCTTCATTAGGTACTCctaatgcagaacaaaggagtagaagTCATAATTTTGTTGATGTCGATGATGTTTAA